The DNA segment GCCGGCCGGCCGGAGCGGACGACACCAGTCGGGCGGCCACGACACTCAAATACCCGCACCCGAATACCACGATACCGAGCCGATGAGTCGAGTGATCCGAAGGAGAAAGCGGACCGATACGCGGCCGCTAGAGCGTCGGAGGGGGCAGTGACCGATCGTACCGTTCCGATGGTCGAGCGCGTTACGGACGTCTTCTTCGCCGTCGATAGCGACCTCTGTCTCTCGTACCTCAATCGGTCCGCTGAGTGGCTCTTCGACGGTTCGCGAGAGGAACTTCTGGGTCGAGTCTGCTGGGACGTGATGCCGCCCGAGGTCGACCAACACGTCTCGGATACGCTCTACGAGGCCCGACTCGCCGGTGGCCTGGTGACGTCGGAGTGGTATCACGAGGAGAGCGACGTCTGGTTCGAAACGCGCGTCTATCCGACGGAGGACGGGCTCTCGGTCTACATGCTGGACGTGACCGCCGGGAAACGCCACACTGACGAACTCGCACGGAGCGCTGCAGCAGTAGACGCGATGGACGACGGCGTCGTCATGCTCGACGAGAACTACGAAGCCGTCTCCGTCAACGACGTCATCACCGATACCCTCGAGGTCGAGACGGACGATCTCGTCGGCGAGCACCTGGACCGGCTCACCGATTTCGCGGAGATCCCCGACGACGACGTCGTGAAAATCGGGAGGGCGATCGACGAGGTCTCCACTGGAATCGCGTCCCGACGAACGCTCGCCGTGCCGTACACGACGGGATCCGGGCGGTCTCGCCGGTGTGAAGTACGGATCGCCTCCGCAACCGTCGAGTCGGCCAGCCTCGCGCTCGTCTTTCGCGACGTCACGGACCAGCACGATTACGAACGACTCGTCCACTCGCTGCACGAGATCACACGCTGGCTCCTGGAATCGACAGATCCCGCCGAAATCTGCGCCGTCGCGGTCCACGCCGGTAGCGACCTGCTCGACTTGCCGATAAGCGGCGTGTGGTTGCTCGACGACGAACAGGGCTATCTCGATCCGATCGCGGGCACCGCCGGCGCTCACGAACGCTTCGGCGGGTTGCCGACGTTCTATCCCGGAGAGGGGCTGGTCTGGGACGTCTTCGAAGCCGGCGAAGCGACGTTGTTCGACGATCTGCAGGCAGAAACCGGGCTGTACAACCCGGATACGCCACTCGAAAGCGAGATCATCGCACCGATCGGCACACACGGAGTCTTGATGACCGGGTCGCTCGAACCGAACCGCTTCGACGAGACCGACCTCCAGTTACTCACCACGTTGACCGAGAACACCAGTGCGGCGCTCGATCGATCGGAGCGCGAACGGACGCTCCGCGAACGAACCGCCCGACTCGAACGACAGTCCGAACGGCTGGAAGCGGTCGCTACCGTCCTCTCCGAGGACTTAAAGACGCAACTGACAGCCGTCGAGAACGCGCTCACCACCGACGACGAACCAGCAGACTGGGAGTTCCCGTTCGCCGAAGACGACGTCTCTGTGACGCTCGATCGGACCGAACGACTCATCGACGACATCCGCGAGTACGCCCGGAACACGACCTCGGTCGGCAGCCGTGCACCCGTCGACCTCGAGACGGCCATCGAGGACGCGGTCGACCAGTCCCGTCTCGAGAGTGCCGCCATCGTCGTCGAAGACGGAGCGACGCTCCGGGCCGACCCGGATCGATTTCGCTACCTGCTCGAAACCGTCTTCGACGATGCCGCGGCCCGATCCAGCGGAGACGTGACGATCCAGATCGGAACAGTCGGCGTCGAGAACCGGGCGGACGGCCCACGGGGCTTTTACATCCTCGACGACGCCTCGATGAATCCGCCGACGGCCACCGACGGGCTACCCGACTTCTCGATCGACGGCTCCGAATCGGGCGACGGCCTCGGACTCGCCGTCGCCCGGGCCATCGCCGAGGCTCACGACTGGTCAGTCTCGATCGGCGTCGGCGAGAACGGCGGAACGAGGTTCGAAGTGAGAGACGTGACGACGCTCGATAGCCTGTGACCGCGGTGACCAGTCCCCTCGGTCACCAGCCCCCTCGGTCACGATGCTCGAATTCGGCGCGACTGGATCGGAGACGGCGTCAGGGACGGAGCCATCCACGCGAGGCTGCAACCGGTACGCGTGGAATCGGGACCCGACTCGCTAGGAGGGCGAGGGATTTCGAGAGATGTCCTGACAGAGGCGATGGTAGACGTCCTGATCGAACAGCTCCTCCATCGTATCGTCGACTTTCGTTCGGACGACGGCCAGCCGGTCTTCAAGGCGCTCGTACTCCCGACTCGACGAGCGTTCGGCCTCGGTCTTCTGGGCGTCGAGTAGCGCCTTCTTCGCCGCCAGGGCGAAGTACTCCTGAAGCTGCTCGTCGTACGTCGAGCGCAAGAGGAGTTGGTCGACGACCGTCGTGAGGTCGGTCTTGGAGACCGGTTTGACGAGGTAGTCGTCGAACCCCATCTCGACGATGTCGAAGTCGGGTTCGACGGCGGTGACCATCGCAATCCGACAGTCGACGTGTTGCTCCCTGATCGTATCGAGGACGGTATCGCCCGACAGCCCCGGCATCCGCCGATCGAGTAGCACGACGTCGACTGATTCGTCGATCGCATCGAGCCCCGTAGTTCCGTCGTACGCCGTTTCGACCGCGTAGCCGTCGGTGAGCCAGGCGGCGTAGAGATTCGCCAGATCGGGCTCGTCCTCGACGATCAGCACGTGCGGATTGCGTGACATTTCTCGTGTCCCCACCGATATCTCAACCGAGACGACGGACAACCAAGAAGATATCGGGCATTCGACCCCACACCAGCGACGCGATTCGACGTCACTGGAACGACGCCGGATGAGTCGTCGGTTGCGAGAGCGGCCCGCTCGCAGGTTCCGTCGAGAGGCGGTCGTCAATCGAGCGCGTCGGAGAGGCGGTATTCACTCGAGCGCGTCGGTGATCGTCGATCGAAGTTCACACAGCCGGGAGGCAGCGCACTCGATCGTCGCGTCACCGACGTCGATCGAGAGTGTTCCGTCGTCGGACGGTCGACCGATGGACCGAACGGCTCCGGCGTCGCCGACGAGATCGCGGACGCGATCCGGATCGGTCGACTGCACGACGACGCGGCCCGGTCCTTCGGCAAAGAGGATGCCAGCGGCACCGGCGGCCGTCGTCGGGTCGGGAAGTGTGACGGACACGCCGATTTCGTCGGTGCACATCTCCGCGAGCGAGACGGCCAGGCCGCCCTGGCTGACGTCGTGGACGGCTCGGGTCGAGGGATCTCGGGCGACCGCGACGATCGCGTCGACGCGCGCACCGGGGTCGCGTGGCAGGTCCGGCCCCTCGTCCGTACCACCGAACTGCGCCAGATACTCGGAGCCGCCGAGTGCAGCGCTCGGGCCATCGTCGTTTCCGATCAGCAGTAAAGCTCCCTCCGGTTCGACGGCCGCCGTCGGCGCGTCGACGCCCGGCCGGGAACCGACCATGGCCAGCGTCGGCGTCGGTGGAATCGGCCCACTCACGGAGTCGTTGTACAGCGAGACGTTCCCGCCCACGACCGGGACGTCGAGCGTCGAACACATCGACGCGAGTCCGTCGACGATGCCGGCGAACCCGCCGTAGACGTCCGGCTTTTCGGGGTTGCCACCGTTCAGACAGTCGACGGCCGCCAGCGGTCGCGCGCCCGTCGCCGCGAGGTTGGTCGCGTTCTCGAGCGCGACGCCTTTCGCACCGACCACCGGATGGGACGCGGTCCAGTTGGGTGCCGCGCCCGCGGAGATCGCGAGACCGACCGGTTCGTCGGCCACGGAGGCGGCGTCGCGGCTCGGGTCTCGCTCCGCGACCGGGGCAGTCACCTCCGGGAGCGCGAGGACAGCCGCGTCGTCTCCTGGACCCACACTCGTCCGAACGCCGACCTCGTGGTCGTACTGACGGTAGATCCACCGCTTCGAGGCCGCGTTCGGGCTGGCGAGGACGGCTTCGAACGCCTCCATCAGGTCGGGTTCGGGATCGGGCAGAGCGGTGGGCGGCGCCTCCGGCGCGACCGATTCGAGGTCGTTCATCGGCGCACCCTCACCGAGGAACTCGGCGTCGACGTCGACGACGGTCTCTCGCTCGCCCGAGTCGTCGCGGTAGGTGCAGACGTAGTTGCCCTCCGTCACGTCGCCGATAACGGAACAGCCGAGATCGAACCGTTCGGCGATCTCGGCCACCCGATCGACGTTCTCGGGACGCACCTCGTAGCACATCCGCTCCTGGGATTCGGCCAGGAGGATCTCCATCGGGGACATGTTCGGCTCACGCTGGTGGACGCGTTCGAGTTCGATCCGCGCGCCCAGACCGCCTTTTGCGACGAGTTCGCTCGAGGCACCGCCGAGTCCGGCTGCGCCGAGGTCGCGAGCGGATTCGACCAGGTCTTCGGAGACCAGCCGCTCGTTGGTCTCGATGAGGAGCTTCTCGGCGTAGGGATCGCCGACCTGGACCGCTGGACGGTCTTCGGTCTCTGCGTCCTCGTCCAGATCCTCGCTCGCGAAGCTTGCGCCCCCGAGACCGTCCCGACCGGTCGCGTTGCCGACGAGGACGAGTTTGTTCCCTGCCTCCTGAGCGACCGCGGTAAGCAGGTTCTCTGGGGGAAGGAGTCCGACGCAGGCGACGTTGACCAGCGGGTTCCCCTCGTAGTCCGGGTGGAAGTCGACGCTGCCGCCAACCGTCGGGACGCCGATGCAATTTCCGTAGTGGCTGATCCCTTCGACGACGCCCTCTAGTAGATACTTCGAGTGTTCGTCTTCGAACGACCCGAAGTAGAGACTGTCCGCGAGCGCGATGGGGTAGGCCCCCATCGACAGGGTGTCACGAACGATCCCGCCGACGCCGGTCGCGGCGCCGTCGAACGGGTCCACGTACGACGGGTGGTTGTGACTCTCGATGCCGAACGTGAGGTAGCGATCGTCGCCGTCGGACGCGGTCGGGACCTCGACGACGGCGGCGTCGTCCCCGGGCCCGATGACGACGTGTGCTCCCTCGCTCTCGAACGCCGGAAGGAGCGGTCGCGACGAGCGATACGCACAGTGTTCGCTCCAGAGATTCTCGAACAACGCGGACTCCGCCGGCGTGGGCTCGCGGCCAAGTTCCTCGACGACGAGGTCGCGGTCGGACTCGGGAAGACTCATTACCTGAGTGGTGCGAGCGACGGAGTAAAGGGGTTTCTAAACGGGCGGCCGGTCCGACCTCGACGGGGGTTGCGCCTGGCCGGCGGACCGGGGCGCTTTTCTTCGAGCGCTCTGAAGAGTACGTCGTGCAGACGGTCGAGCTCCACACCCACTCGTCGCGGTCGTACGACGGTCGCGATCCGGTGGACCTCATTCTCGAACAGGCCGCAGCCATCGGCCTCGACGCGATCGCGATCACGGACCACGACGAGATCGATGCGAGCCTCGAAGCCGTCGATCTGGCACCGGAGTACGGTCTGACCGCTATCCCCGGGATCGAAATTTCGAGTAAGGCCGGTCACGTACTGGGTATCGGGATCGAACGCGCCGTCCCACCGGGGCTCTCCTTCGGTGAGACGATCGATCGTATCCACGACCGCGGCGGCATCGCCGTCGTTCCACACCCCTTCCAGGAGTCGAGACACGGCGTCATGGCCCGGATCGCCCGGGACGAACTCGCCGCAGCAGATGCCGTCGAGGTGTACAACTCCCGCCTGCTCACCGGACGGGCAAACCGACAGGCGAGACGCTTCGCCATCGAACACGGGATGCCAATGACCGCCGGCAGCGACGCCCACATCAGCGAGATGGTCGGACAGGCGATCACCTACGTCAACACCGAGGACCGATCGGCCGACGCGATCGTCGACGCCATCGCCGACGGTCGGACGGCCATCGAGGGGAAGCGGACCCCCTGGCGCATCAGTTTCCAGCAGGCCGCGGGGGCCGTAAAGCGTCGCGTCGTCGCCATGCTCAGTCAGTTCGGGCCATGACCGACGGACTCGCGTTCGGGTCAGGCGATGGATCGCGTGACGCCGTCAA comes from the Halovivax cerinus genome and includes:
- a CDS encoding GAF domain-containing protein, which produces MTDRTVPMVERVTDVFFAVDSDLCLSYLNRSAEWLFDGSREELLGRVCWDVMPPEVDQHVSDTLYEARLAGGLVTSEWYHEESDVWFETRVYPTEDGLSVYMLDVTAGKRHTDELARSAAAVDAMDDGVVMLDENYEAVSVNDVITDTLEVETDDLVGEHLDRLTDFAEIPDDDVVKIGRAIDEVSTGIASRRTLAVPYTTGSGRSRRCEVRIASATVESASLALVFRDVTDQHDYERLVHSLHEITRWLLESTDPAEICAVAVHAGSDLLDLPISGVWLLDDEQGYLDPIAGTAGAHERFGGLPTFYPGEGLVWDVFEAGEATLFDDLQAETGLYNPDTPLESEIIAPIGTHGVLMTGSLEPNRFDETDLQLLTTLTENTSAALDRSERERTLRERTARLERQSERLEAVATVLSEDLKTQLTAVENALTTDDEPADWEFPFAEDDVSVTLDRTERLIDDIREYARNTTSVGSRAPVDLETAIEDAVDQSRLESAAIVVEDGATLRADPDRFRYLLETVFDDAAARSSGDVTIQIGTVGVENRADGPRGFYILDDASMNPPTATDGLPDFSIDGSESGDGLGLAVARAIAEAHDWSVSIGVGENGGTRFEVRDVTTLDSL
- a CDS encoding response regulator transcription factor is translated as MSRNPHVLIVEDEPDLANLYAAWLTDGYAVETAYDGTTGLDAIDESVDVVLLDRRMPGLSGDTVLDTIREQHVDCRIAMVTAVEPDFDIVEMGFDDYLVKPVSKTDLTTVVDQLLLRSTYDEQLQEYFALAAKKALLDAQKTEAERSSSREYERLEDRLAVVRTKVDDTMEELFDQDVYHRLCQDISRNPSPS
- the purL gene encoding phosphoribosylformylglycinamidine synthase subunit PurL encodes the protein MSLPESDRDLVVEELGREPTPAESALFENLWSEHCAYRSSRPLLPAFESEGAHVVIGPGDDAAVVEVPTASDGDDRYLTFGIESHNHPSYVDPFDGAATGVGGIVRDTLSMGAYPIALADSLYFGSFEDEHSKYLLEGVVEGISHYGNCIGVPTVGGSVDFHPDYEGNPLVNVACVGLLPPENLLTAVAQEAGNKLVLVGNATGRDGLGGASFASEDLDEDAETEDRPAVQVGDPYAEKLLIETNERLVSEDLVESARDLGAAGLGGASSELVAKGGLGARIELERVHQREPNMSPMEILLAESQERMCYEVRPENVDRVAEIAERFDLGCSVIGDVTEGNYVCTYRDDSGERETVVDVDAEFLGEGAPMNDLESVAPEAPPTALPDPEPDLMEAFEAVLASPNAASKRWIYRQYDHEVGVRTSVGPGDDAAVLALPEVTAPVAERDPSRDAASVADEPVGLAISAGAAPNWTASHPVVGAKGVALENATNLAATGARPLAAVDCLNGGNPEKPDVYGGFAGIVDGLASMCSTLDVPVVGGNVSLYNDSVSGPIPPTPTLAMVGSRPGVDAPTAAVEPEGALLLIGNDDGPSAALGGSEYLAQFGGTDEGPDLPRDPGARVDAIVAVARDPSTRAVHDVSQGGLAVSLAEMCTDEIGVSVTLPDPTTAAGAAGILFAEGPGRVVVQSTDPDRVRDLVGDAGAVRSIGRPSDDGTLSIDVGDATIECAASRLCELRSTITDALE
- a CDS encoding PHP domain-containing protein, encoding MQTVELHTHSSRSYDGRDPVDLILEQAAAIGLDAIAITDHDEIDASLEAVDLAPEYGLTAIPGIEISSKAGHVLGIGIERAVPPGLSFGETIDRIHDRGGIAVVPHPFQESRHGVMARIARDELAAADAVEVYNSRLLTGRANRQARRFAIEHGMPMTAGSDAHISEMVGQAITYVNTEDRSADAIVDAIADGRTAIEGKRTPWRISFQQAAGAVKRRVVAMLSQFGP